The DNA window AGATTTTAGATAAGATTCATTGATTACATGATGATATGATACCATAGTGTTGGGAAGTTCAAGAATTATCTAAGAGTTAATGCTTTAGAATCACCAAAGAGAAAAACATGACATCTCTTTTCAAAATCTTAAAACATTATATATACTATTTAACTTCTAACATtcttaaacattttaaaaagacTTTATTTGCGGATATCTATCCAAATCCGTTCTAAATTTAATGGAAACAAGTCGCTTTGACCGAGTTTAGGTTTGAATTTGGGTTTTCCATATTTTAAATATGGGGATAGATAACATAATATgagcattaatatatatatatcttcCGAAGTCCTACTTATATTACATGGTGTTACATAAGGATATAGGCCTAAACAGTGTAACCACAATCGGATTGTAAGCTTTCGAAATCAAACAAATATCAGTTTGATTAATATTAACTATGTCACCCGGTTGCTCCCAGATTCTATGAACATACTTGGTCACATTGTCACCAACCACATCCCACGCCTTTTGATAGAACCCGGCTGAAAATCGTATTTCATTCGGatgtgtttgggtcattttttaacaaaaccgtacagtttggttcggtttgcggtttgtaattTACAAACCGAACTATACCGCATTAcattaaaactaacattcacTTAACCCACTTCCAACCCtaactcaaacctattatgccttagtCTCATGATTAGGAATGATTTTCCCTTCCCCATTCTTAAAGTtttagtttaagtcttctcaaatcttaCTTAGAGGTATCATacattttctcatcttcttttccaagcACATATgacctcttcttctctaatctttcatctcttaagttctttctttttcatcttattatttttattctaatattCTCTCTTCCAATTACATTTTTAACGCTCCTCTTACTCTCTAATCTCTCCTCTCTtttactctttctttttcatcttctataATCTTtcactccttttttttctttctattttattataatgtttatgattttgttttatgctactattttatgttttttattccacttttatctaatattatttctgtatattaaatggaaagttgttgttcaaatatgatgagttttattgttatttgataacgcacaaatgattaaatacaaagttatgttgttatctatatgtgtatgtatgactcaatatttttttaaaaaaaaccgaaCTAATCCAAACCAcattggttttattttattttatttttaaaaatcaaccgaaccaaatcgaagtgcacactttttttttttgcgatttgaataattttttaggTAAAAATCGACCAAACCGCACTGCGAACACTCCTAATCACATACGAGCATCGTGACAAAGAATGAGAATTTATCAAAGATTTGAgtttagattcaaagaagatAAAAACGTCATCGTCCTGCCCGTTGCAAGGCTTAAAAACATAGTGGATGTAAAATAACCCATTGCACTTTGATccaataattaattagtaatttgtGCTTAAAGCAATAGATAGCTCTTCAAACACCAACCATGtaactttaaatttttttaggcATCTGTCATTGTCTATCTTTTTACAACCTTCCTATTCTTAACAAATCTCCAAGTGGGTGTGTACTTTTCTATTGGTTCCAAGATATATGTACTTTGAAAGGTAAATTCTTGTAGTTTTAAAGGTAGATAATCCCATCCCATCCCATGTTTTATTTTGTAAGTGTTATGAATATGTATAGTAActtttaaagtaaaaaaagagATACTTTTACCTCTTTATGAATTCTAGATGCTTTTACCTCATGATTTCTTAAAAACCACGTcccaaaaaataattttaattttgaattaacAATTTTAAAGATCAAAAAtgacttttttctttctttcttcaaatTTATTGATCCGAAATAGAAGTAGATGGCGACAAAAGAAACTCATAAATCTTTTTGTTTTCTATCAATCTTTTACTAAATAGAGAAATGAAGTTTTAGAATCCTTTAGTTTTTGTGGTAAATCAAATTTATCaataaccagaaaagaaagtaaaacaatgaaaaatacaaaacaaaatgaGAGCAAGCATATATATCAAGGTGTAATGGCACAACAAAAAAAGATAACTTAGGGGATAGTACATATCATAATTAATCATCACACAAAATTCTAATTGTGATTAAGTTGGTATTAAGGGGTGGCCATGATTGCCATCACACCTTTAATTAGCTGATACAAATCAACATCACTTAGCTGGTTTCTtacattgaaaaaaaaattaaaataaagggataatatatgaaaaaagaaagaaaaaaaaaagtagtcCAAAAGGCAACAATCTCTTTACACACATGTATGATCTGAAAGTGAATGTGTCACAAGAAATTAGAGAGGTAATTAGGCCCTGTGAGGTGGACACTGATAGCACTTTGCAAATAGTCCAAATGTTTTAACTTGGTGTACAAAATTAAGCATACTTGCCCATCCTCCTAATCCAAATCCAACCACCAATACCCATACAGCCACAAACACATTCATTGAATATAATCCTACCCATCCTCCTAAAATCGATGGTGGTCTCTCCACCGCATTCTgccaaaaataacaaaatacagATCAAATACATCActtattcaataaatctaaaaaatgcacatttatttataatattaatcgGAAGGAATTATATGATAGTACATTAGTACTATCGACTGGAGCAAATTAAAATAAGTGTATGTTTGAATTTGCGTTGAGATTGTGAGAATCACGATGATAGTACATAGGAACAAGTATTACCTCTCTGGCTGATGCTGAAGCAAAGGTGACCATGTGTGCCAAGGCAGGGATTATATAGACGGTGAAACTAACCAAGAGTGATCCAACAGTTGAGTTAATGGGACCAAAGAATGGGAATATTATTGCCAAGAACCATATTGGAACCACCACAGGAAGCCTAACCAATGCTCTTTTTAACAAACTTTTGGTTTCATGCACTCCAACAAATTTCTCCCACACAAAATATAAAGGTGTGCAAGCAAATCCAAATGTTATGAACTGCAAAAATTAACACCAAAAAAGACCCTTTAAATATATAGAAATTTCAATAATAATTTATGTAGCACCGTGACAGAAGACGTGTCCAGTGTCCGACACGTGTCAGACATTCAAATGTTTtactttattaaattattatagataTTATTGTTAGTGTATCAGTGTCATATCTGTGTCGGTGTTTTATAGATGATGATTGATTAATTAACCTGATGAATGAGCATGAGAACGACAGCGGAATCTCTAAACCCGTTTCTAGGGAGCAAGGAGAGAGCATTGGAATGAGTGAGAAGTTCGTCTCCAAAAGCCCAATATACTGCAGCTGCTGATGGCAAAGTTAATGTCATCACATATAGAGTTGCAATTAGATATATCATCTTAAACTTCTGTGGCTTCCACATTGCATGCATAATTTCCCTAAAATCAATACAACACTGTCAGATTCACATAAAAAACTTGCAACAAATTTCTCGAAAACCATGTTACATATCTTAAATTAATCCAACAAATTTGAGTCCGTACACTGTAACAGCATGTCCACCAAAAGTATATAGAATGTTGGTAGCTCCAGTGAAGTAAAGAACCAATTTGGTTGGACCAGAGTGCTTCACATCCTCAGCCTTCAAAAACATTATCATAAATCACATTTATTGAATTAACTATATGATTTTCGACGACGAAGTTGATCATGAATTTTCTATACCTGTCCATGAACTAAAGAAGCTATGGTCATATACCATGCAGTATAAGTGGTCATTACTAGGCCCAAAAATGACCAAATCCTGTAATTGTGGAATGATGGGATGAAAACTGTTGTTGCACAGCATGCTCCAAATATGTAGGTCCATGTTCTCTTGTCCAAATGGTCATTTATGTAGTATATGTTACTGTCACATTATTCATATTATACCAAAAAAAATGTTAGCTTTAGATTTTAatgtataaattttttatttatatataatcaagattatacaAAAATAGCAGATAAACAGACAACAAACCGCGCTGCTATTACTATATAGTACTAACCTTGCACAGGCAATTAGCTGAATTACTGATCCAAACAAAAGGAAAGTGCAATTGAAAAATAGTCCAAGATTTCTCCAATGTTTGCCTAAAAGTCCATCAAGAACTTCAAACCACTGCAAAATTTGAAAAGATACAAGATTAATTAGAAGAAGCTAATCCCAGacgatatattaatataataaagatTATACAGAAATagcagacagacagacaaacaatcACCTGAATAACATGGTTTCTGAAATcaactttctctctttcttttctaGTTCTATATTCAACATAAAGAACACTGATAATGTAAGCAGTCCAGCTTCCCATCAATCCATAAAAAATCTGAAAAAGAATTCCAGATAACATCCCGAGTTGCGAAAACGAATATGGCAATGTCAAAAGCACTTGTGCAACCTACAAAATtaaaattcagaaaaaaaaatatactattaGAATTTTAAAGATATTGTTACATAATCAAAGAAGTAAAAGTGATTAAGTAAATAAGTGCCTGATTAGAAGCACAACTAAACCAAGCATCATAGACAGAACCACCATGCCAAAAGAGCCTAGATAGTTTGCTACTAGTGGACTTAGaaccttcttcttctctctcCATTTCTAAGTAGTTTCCAGCAACAACAGTTTCAACTTTCTCAGAAgtcattttgttgtttattgttatcTTCCTGAAACTGTTTTAAGAGGAAGAAAATAGAATTGAGTGACCAAAGATATATATAGAGAAAAGAGAAGTGCTTCTTTCCACACTCCTATATCACACTTTCACATTAAATTCTTATATATAGCTACCAATCTTTTAAAAAACCGGTTCAACCGGTTGAatcaaaaataacatattcatcgGTTGGTTTGAACCGGTTACAATAAACCGGCTCGACCGGTTTTTgtattttttcattaataatGATCTGTTACCAATAGTAATGTGAAGGTTCAACTTCATGATCAGTGTTTTGTTGGCTGTGATGGGCCAAGATTAGCTGCATTGCACGAGCGGGTGGCCTACCATAGgactatttcttttcttttttatgagAGCCCATGCACATTGATTGATCATGAATTTTGATAAAAGCAAATAAGGGGTTGATTAAAAAATGTTTATGTGTGGGGGAACCTAAGATGGAAGATATCATTGCTCTACATGATTTAGTGCTAATCATGATTAGTATTACATGTGTTCCAACTTGCTTTACTATAAGAAAATTCTAGCAAAACCCTAAAGcccttaatttctttttattttcacttttttattaatagtTACATTTATCATTTTGTATATAAGTACTGTGGCTAGTCATGTGTTACTACTGTATTTCATGTCAGCATAGTCTTTAACTTTTTTATTGCATCATTGAGTTTGGAAGGTTTCATTTCCATTGTGAGGATAATTTAGGTTAGGTGTGATATCCTCATCTTGTGGTCAAAAAAAGAGAGGATAAAAAGAAAGAAAGCATCTTTTGATATGGGCATTAGATCTATCAGATTTGATTAATAGGACTAAGCATGACCCAACTCCTACCAAACCCACTAGGCCCAGTTTAGAGATTGTTGGATCTTTTGGACCGACTTCAAATTTAGACCTTTCCATTTAGCTGTTAAGGGTTTAAGGGGAATGTTCTTTTAACCCTTAACCGTGCGTCTCAAAACTTTGAAAACTCGAAAAAATACTTTTCACGTGTCTGAAAAAGTATTTTCGGATGCATCTAAAATCACACACATTTTTGTCTTTTTTAATCCACCTCATTTTGAACAAAATATGGTTTGAAGATGCATTTTCCGTAAGTTATTTAGGTGTatttgaagatgcatctccgaaatatctCCGGAGTCATTTATAGTGTTTTTGTTCATTGAGATTATATAATAAACGACTAAGTGATGTTTCCAGAGATACATATCCGTAAATATTAAGCAGGATATTGGATAAAACAATGTCTTGCATGATGATGTTAAATCGGATGAAGTGAGTGATAATGTTAAATCGGGTGCTTGACCGATTGTTTTCGTGGCAGATGTTCGTGCATAATTTACAAGTAAATAAGAATTTATTGTTCATGAACATATGCTCAATGGGTCCGCAGAGAGGCCAAGAAATTAAGTCTTGGTGTTGTAATCGCAAGTTCCGACAATGGTTCGGGTAGAAGACAAGAATTTGTAATAATTAGATGCGAAAAAAGTGACACGTATCAACCATGGAGTAGGAAGTTAAAACGAGATGACACTGAATCGAGGAAATGTAAGTGTCCGTTTAAATTGCATGGATATCGTATGGCGGATGACACATGGAAATTTAATATGGTTTCCGATAAACTTAATCATGCTTTGACTGACAAGCTATCCGGTCATCCCATTGTACGTCGCCTTGTTCCGGAGGAGATGGAACTTGTTTCGGACATGAACATTAAACATGATGGCTCCGAAAAACATACTCGCATATTTGAAACAGAAAAGACctctaaatatttaaatataaagaaaatatgcAACGTGCATGCTCGAGGCAACAAGGCGACAAGAGGACCAAGATCGGAGATGCAACAACTGTTAAAAATTTTGGAGAATGATGACTATGTTTCTAATTACAGAGTTTGTGAGGATAAAATCATCGTTCGAGATATATTTTGGAGTCATCCCAATTCCAtcaagtttttcaaaatatttcccGTCGTGCTCATAATTTATTCAAcatacaaaataaacaagtatagaCTTCCACTCCTGGAAATTGTTGGTGATATggaaggtagagaaaaacacaagaaagagggATTTGAATTGGGTTTTAAAACTTTTCTTTTTAGAAATACTATTCATTCCAAATGATGAGCAATAAAGAGTGCTATGAAGATAAACTTGCCACAATCATTTTACCCAGATCCACCTTAGAAAAGGTTAATCCTATCCACTCGTCATAGTGATTTTGCCTTAGAaaatgacttaatccactatcATCAAAATGATTACAAATGCACGGGCTAACCGCCGGTGACTAACAACCAAAGCAATGATCAAACTTTTAGTGATCTCTAAAGAATTCTGACCCACCTGGTATAACACCTTTCTAACCCAAACATATTTCGCATGtatttttacaaaaaatataaaacaaataaaacacaagGGCATTACATCTTCATGTAACTTCTTGTAACAAATGACCCTGCTTCGTAACACGGGTTTCAAAATACTTGATTATAAATAGCATCTTTGGTACTTATTAATCAAACCATTCAAACTTCACAGCGGAATAAATAATCCTTAAAACTCCTTAATAAATTAACCTTTACCGAGAAAGGTAGTTCAAATATCAACAAAATCACCACACTTCATGCTTACAACTGCATGATTATAAAAGTaatacaaaattcttcaaaataacATAAGTATTCAAAGTTCACACTCAATCGATCTCAAccccgatgttacatatcagagaaATAACCACTAGACTCAACAGAAACTAAACGAGCGCACTCTGAAACTACCTCCTAAGCTTCCTGCACTAAACTTGATCACCTACAAGTTACCCACATTTCAAGTCAAAATTTCCAATTAGAAAGGATGAGTAAGTCATAATCATTATAAAAATCATAATAGATATATTAGTCATGGCATAGGGACAACAACATAACATCATCTACTACATCTATAGCATAACAATAATTACTAGTATTCCATATCAAATCACCACAAATCAAGAATCAAATCAGACATATCACTTAATTCAAATATTGTGCAATGCCACAAATAAAGAGATGCAACACCAttagactcatgcatgtggtaccaaaacatcactgatgacttagtcatcgttatctccaaagatccccaccaatagGATCAGTTCCCTCTTGGAACCAAAGCACTTCATAAAATTGCACTCAAGCCACACTATGGGGTTGAGGCCATCATTGGAACATATCGTCCTTCATACATCACTGGATCAATATCCTGCAAAAACATCACTGAACTACTCGTCCTGacaaatgctatgaatgcatgatgcgcaaCAACACACAAAGATACGACCACAACTAGTCAAAAgcacatcatcattcatcatgttcATATTATCTCATCACAAGCTATAATAATCAAGATATATTCCTTTTATCTTAGATTGTATTTTGCTATTGAATCCTCTTCGCCTTAACTCGAACTTTGCTCTTTGTCTCTATGTGCCCTATCTCCTCTTCACAGCGTTCTCCAAATTCTTACAATCGAATGAATATCTATCTTCCCCCTTTTTTTTACccctaggacccctaatatggCTTTCCTCTTTTTGCCTTCACTTAGCCCCTTGAATTGAATATCTTGTCCTTATCATCTCTAACACCAATATTGTTCTATTTCACTAATTAAAATAATCCcaactaattattctaattattctcaAATACTCTTAATTCTTAATAATTCTCATAAAACACATGACCATCGTATGAATCACCAAAACATCGTATATGATCATCAAAACATTAAATACTTCATAAGGACTCGCATATTCACGCTAAAgtaattaaataagtaattaaataattaatctagatttttggggtgttacacctggCCACCTAAGAGTTTTTACGATCATTGACTCCTTAAAtattctgacccaactggtccctTAAAGGAGATTTCTCCACAATGACAATCTATAaaagtcttcttgagtctacagaCTAACACTAGTCACTCAGGGAACAAACAACTTTCAGTTGCCTTAATAGTTGTGTTTACATGATTTCTTCTTACAAGAGGATTACACAAATGTTAAGTACAAGGAATATTAACACAAAAGTGTTGAGCAAGTTATGAGCAACAACTCCTTTCTTTTTACAAAATTATACAAAGATGTATTTGATCAATAGCATCTTGTAGTgttcttctttattttctttctcttcatattTTCTATCTCTCTTTTTGTTTGGCTTCAACTAGCATAGCTTCTGTAAGCTTGCGCATCAGCTTCTGCAAATTTCAGTAGCTTGACTTGTATTCTTTGATCTTCTTTTATAGACTTCAAAAGAGGTATTGTGAGGATAGGAAATTTCTTTCCAAAATTAATGATTACTTTCCAAAAGATACTATTAAGCACAAGTATTGGGCAGTGCCACACGTCACTTCCTTTGCTTGTAGCTTGCAACATTTTTATGAAATCGTGGGAGACAACTTCTGTGAATAGTACAAATTTCTTTGATATAGTTGAATGTTTAGAGAACGGTTGTACTATAATCTTCTTGAGAAagtttcttgatcttatcttcaaaAGATGTACTTCTGTTTTGAAGGAATAAGCTTGTAAGAGATCAACTTCTTATCCTCATTCTTCTAATGTATTTTCTGATGAGTATTTCAAAAACTACTTTGTTAAGAAGCATAAGAACCTCAAGATCGTTAGACTCAGAACCTTGTCTTTTAGAAATGATAGCAACAACTTTCCTAAAATACAAAGCTTATCTTTCGATCTGGAACTGAACTCTATCTGGAAGGTATATAAGATATCTGATCTGAGAAATGAGAAAGAGTTGTTGAAaaagtattgtggtgtactttcgttattatcgtatccacagggattattgcgatatcaccgccgttctatagcctattttgtcttgagttaatgttactttagttttaggtttgcaaaagatcattcaattcttttagtagcaaagagtaaattaatgaaagttctaagttaaagaaaatgtatcaagattcgatttcatcgacctaagtttgtatgtttccttataaatatatgcttatgaacttgctaacgatcaatataattacgtatcgacacctatatcttccgtgtccgcaacgatatagctagatttaccgtattgtttaaccgacgatttctccaccgtttaaacaatacaaataacgttttaagaaccgatacttagtaaacatcaaactctaaatccatgtctgcaacttatagtttgaaagatgatgagttaggtctagatacaaacattgatgtctcaaacatttataccaaagaaaaagctttaataaacaaactaaaccatctatattgatcatcacttgttcatacacatatattcacaagaaaaacatacaaacggctaggaagattacatcttatcttgatacagaagggatttagctatccatgagaatggtagcttgcacaagaaggaaaggatgaagatcaacaagcatcaaaggcgattaatcaacgatcaaggcttccaatcttcaactctatgtttgctacagtgtattatgctcttgtttctctctaaaatatctctataTATCTTTtaaaagtgatctggcccataaacaaataaacaaagtttcgcagaccgcgcttagctcggtgcagcccgctaagcgcgctatcaataattgcttaaaccgcccaaccgcgctaagcgggctccagacctcgcttagcgcggaactctctgccagaacttccttcttttcttcaaaagcgcgcttagcgggctcaacctcgcttagcgcgctaccttttttcagcaatccttggctttggtcttggaacatcttcaaa is part of the Vicia villosa cultivar HV-30 ecotype Madison, WI unplaced genomic scaffold, Vvil1.0 ctg.000650F_1_1_2_unsc, whole genome shotgun sequence genome and encodes:
- the LOC131630151 gene encoding auxin transporter-like protein 3 is translated as MTSEKVETVVAGNYLEMEREEEGSKSTSSKLSRLFWHGGSVYDAWFSCASNQVAQVLLTLPYSFSQLGMLSGILFQIFYGLMGSWTAYIISVLYVEYRTRKEREKVDFRNHVIQWFEVLDGLLGKHWRNLGLFFNCTFLLFGSVIQLIACASNIYYINDHLDKRTWTYIFGACCATTVFIPSFHNYRIWSFLGLVMTTYTAWYMTIASLVHGQAEDVKHSGPTKLVLYFTGATNILYTFGGHAVTVEIMHAMWKPQKFKMIYLIATLYVMTLTLPSAAAVYWAFGDELLTHSNALSLLPRNGFRDSAVVLMLIHQFITFGFACTPLYFVWEKFVGVHETKSLLKRALVRLPVVVPIWFLAIIFPFFGPINSTVGSLLVSFTVYIIPALAHMVTFASASARENAVERPPSILGGWVGLYSMNVFVAVWVLVVGFGLGGWASMLNFVHQVKTFGLFAKCYQCPPHRA